GCTGAGATGAACAACGCGAGCGCCACGCAGCATGGCGCCTCCGACCGGACCGCGCGCAAGGTGCGTACGGGCCTGGTGGTGAGCGATAAGATGGACAAGACGGTGGTGGTGCGCATCGACCGACGGATGCCCCACCCCCAGTATGGCAAGATGGTGACACGGACGCGGAAGCTGA
The DNA window shown above is from Gemmatimonas sp. and carries:
- the rpsQ gene encoding 30S ribosomal protein S17; this translates as MAEMNNASATQHGASDRTARKVRTGLVVSDKMDKTVVVRIDRRMPHPQYGKMVTRTRKLKAHDEENSAKLGDLVRIMETRPLSKDKRWRVVEIVERAR